GTAGCAGTCACGGCTTCTTCTCTTCGGCAATGTGGTGGGATTATGACTAACTCGGTGAAACAGGTTACCGTTGATTTGTGTGAGTTTGGCTCGTGTGCTGATgtgactagtagaatgcccgtgcgttgccacgggcttttaaaATATTTTGTTTGAGTTATATATATAACATAAATCATACTAAATTTCACTTGTATAGAAAAGATAGCAGTAACAATCGGGTAAAAATTGAAATCCACTTTACTTGCAATATAAGTTGATAAAAAGGTAATTTGACTTTGTATACATAGAGAGTGATGATCCAACTAAGAATCTGTTACGAATTAAGCACTACTTGATGCCCTAAGTTGTTCTCGCACAATATCTAGGAATATTGTCTTTAGATTCATTCGCACAATAtttgagcaagtataataaaaactacTTCATCAACTCATAATCATCCTGCACAAGAAATATATGTAGTTAACAAGAATAttattcatgttgaaggtcttaaAATGTGCAACAGTGAATACTCACCGTACAAATCAGATGCACCAATTCTTTTCCATTCCACGAGAGTATACAATCAAAAACATTTATACCCGGCGCGTCGGCCGAACATTGGGCCGGTCGTGCGCGGGACGTTCGATCGGGAGTCATCATGTGGCCAGAACAGACCGTGACCCCACCTTATCCCTTCGCTATGGTTGCCTTCCTCTTCCGCTCTCTTGCTCCCCATCTGCTCCCCAGTCGTCCGAGCGCGCCCCGCGGCTCCCCTCGACTATGCGTGGACGGAGATACGAGACGGAGCGCGCGCCGGCGAGATCCACACCTCCTCCCTCCACGCGGCATGCAAACCACAGCCGACGAAATCTGCAACCACCCAGAGCTTCGTAAGGGGTGGGGTGGAGCTGCAACGACACACGGCCATGGCGCGACGAGCGACGCGTCGCTGGAGTTGAACGACGGACAGCGAGCCAATTAATGTTGCAACCGACCGCACAAAGTGCTGGAACCACAACCAGCATTCGGAAGAGCTACCACGAGCCGCGGTGGTGCGACGGTGGAGAACGGCGGGGACGCCACGACAATGTTGCAATCGGCGTTACGATTTGCTGGAACCGGCGTTTTGTTTTGCTGGAACGGGAGCCCATGTTTGCTGCAAGATCAATGCAACGCTGCAACCAGCATGGCATTTTGCTGGAACCATTGTCACGTTTTGCTGGAGGCAGACACATCCCTGCAATTTCCTAAATTAATATTATATTAAATATAGTGATAACAGAAAATAAATGCTTGTATCTTTAATGTTATGATAGTGAAGTATATAAATTTACCCATCTATGATCATTGGAATACCAACCGAAAATACACGTTGACATCTAGATATATTGGAATTCTAGTCAGGTTGCGCTAATTGGAAGTGTGTCGTTGAATTCCCTCACAAATCATTGTAATCACTAAATTCCTTGGAGTTTTAACCTTTGGCTGATGTATGGATAGGGTCTAAAATATATACATGCGTGCATGTTTTTCGATGATGTACAAGATATATCGAACCATGGATAGGGTCTAATTTGCATATGGAAGATAAATTTACAAGCGGTAGCAATTAAAAACCGTAAACCATAACAACAATGACAAGAGACGTTACTTGCCAGGTCGCACGATGAGATGTTATTGTCTACCTGGACAACTATCAAACAATGTTGTCAACAACTGAATGTTTGGCTTCACGCGGAACTTTAGATCTCGTGTTGAATCTAACATCATGGATTGAGCAAGAAAAGTTATTAGAAACACATTGATACTAATGATTTTGAATGTTTAAATATAAAAATGAAACTAAGACTGAAACAACTGTATTTATTTGCAAGAAAAACTATTTTTTTACCTACACAACCTTATCCTCACCGCACAGCGGCCAAAGGTCAGGGTAGTCCTCTCACTGTCTCCACTCACAGCCATATCCATCATCGTGCCTCCCCTTCAGTCCACGTAATCGTTTCACCCCTGCACGGCGTGCGCCAGTTACTCCTCTCCCCGCCGCGGCCGGCCCCTCCTCTCCCCGCCACGGCATCGATGCTCCTCCTCTCCACACCACTACAGGAGCCCGTCCACCTCATCCTCCTCTTCCCTCCATGGCGTCGGCTAGCATCTCCTATCCCTGTCGTCTATCGTGTCCCCTTTCTCCACAAGTCCCTCGACAACGTCACCTGCATCCTCCTCTCCTGCCACGGTGTTGCCGGCCCCTTTATCTGCCCGACAATCTCTCGCACCACCGCATTGACACCAAGCCAGTGCATCCGCTAGTCTGACATGGAATCAGTCGGATCCGACTGGTCGATGCAGCAGGGTTCACCGCTCTCTGTCCGGATGTGGGTAGGAGGGACGACACCCAAGGTGAGGACCTCTTTTCATGACCCCCCTCCCTGGTCTTCTATATTGCTGGCTCTTTTGGGTCAAATTCTTCTTGATCTTCTATATTTGCCTCCCAATCCTAACTTATTTGCAAGATACTCCATCAAATAAATCTAGGGTTTCAAAGCTCAAGAAAATTAACAAAACGTTGTCCTTATTTAAACCTAGCAAGCTAGCTACATATAAGAAATGAAGTACATATAGTACAACTAATTTACTACATGACAAATTGGGGTTATTGTTTGAACTTGTAAGTACATAAAATGGATTATTATATAATTCACTTGCAATTAATTATGCACTAATCAAATAGTTTATGACAATTTGAAAGGGGCCACTTTTGCGTGTCTAGCATACCAACTTAGTGAGAACTTTAAAGTGAAATATTCATATAAGTAAGCGGTAGTGGAGTACAAACTGCAAGGCAATAGAGAGTCTACAATTTGGGAAGCTCCAACAATTGGAGAACATGCAAAAGCTAGACTTAAGATGGCTCACCTTCGTCCCAGCTAGGAATTCTTCTGGCTAAATAAGGAGTAGAACAGCTACGTCCAGATGTCCTAGATCAACACAAACGCCCTAGTTAACTAACGCATTTAAATGTCCTGCAAATTCACCGGCAAATATAGCAACACACGTAAATAATTGCGCACGACGATTCTTCTTGAAATTACTTTACCACACACAACACAACGCATGCATGGAATGGAAAAGGGGGGAACATGGAACTCGGGGGAAATATAACGAATCAAACTACGGAACAATGTGAAGTTGGTGTTGGAGAGCTTCTTCTTGCCTTCCTTCCTCCACTGGTGACACATGACGTAGGTGTCCGCTCCTCATTCCTGGCATCACCACTCAAAGCAACCGTATAGCAGGAGAAAAAAGATCAGATCCAACACATCGCAACGCCACCTCCTGCACCGGCATGCCGTGTGTAGTCTACATCACATGAGCATGAACAACAAATTGAAGGAGACAGAGAAAGATGTGGGAGCTACAACACATGAgcatgaacaaaaaaatatcaatACATTAGCAACTGCAAGAAGTAAAAGTTCACATTAATAAAGTAGCTCACTATACTTGGAAGAAATCTGCAACAAATTGAAGGAGACATGGAAATGTGGGTGCTAAAGTACATGTGCATGAACAATAACATATCAGTGCATTAGCAACTGAAGAAGAAAAATTCATATCAATATTATTTGTTATGTTTAAGCAGCAGCAGCACACACACAACCCAAAATTGCATCATCATAAATAGATAGAGAATTAATTAATAAGCAGAACAAAAGAAGCAAGACGACGCCCAGTGTCCGCGTAATCTACCACCCACCGTGCCCGTGGTGCATATGACAACAACTGTTGTGTGTTCCCTTCGCTACCGCTCCTCTGAGAAAACTGAAAATAATCATGTACTCAGGTTTAGTCAGTAAGGAAAAGGCATGTAGAAAACTTAATTACTGTGTCTGACTCATGATACATGTCTTTGAGTCTTTCAACAATGTAGCACCGATCGTTGTATCTTTCTTTAGCAACATTGAAATCCGCATGAACCTTTAGCTTCAAAATTGCGTAACAAGCAGGCCAATTATAGGAGATAACATGACATGGACTTAAGAAATAAACAGAATACAAAGGGGAACTTTAAAAGGAAAATTCAGTGTAACAATACTGTGTTTTATCTATCTGACTATTCAAGTAAGGGTAGACTTTATATTTCTCTTTGTACTCCTGCAAATAATCTTTGTACCTGAAAATAAATATAATCAGTTTGTTCCATGTGTGAAAGCAAGCCGCCCAAAGCATGTCACGCCAAAACATTGTGAAGTGAGCAGATTTGTAACAACAAGAGAATAATAGGAGGGATTAGATTCATAATAGTAAACTTGGCAGCGGCAGCCAAGAAGTGAATTGATCATCTGACCTTGACCGGTCGTCCATCCAAGGAACACACCAAAGTACCAATCTCTGTGTTAGCGTTGTCGCCGAAATAGCAGCAGCACACCACACATCTTCTGCTGAAATCAACAGCTGAAGCTTCCCACAGAAGATAGTTAATCAGTATAAAATTCTTCCATCCCATCCGAAGCCTCCTCCCAATCTCCCGCGCACACAGCAGCAGCAGCCAGCAGACAACACCGGACACCAGAGGGAGACGAGCACCGGGACGACGCCTAGACCTCTCCCTCGCCCCAAGCGCTTCCTCCATCCGGGCGGACTCtgcaggcggcggcggcatggCCATGCTGGCAGGGATCCGATTGCGGAGGAAAGGGAGGCCACGTTTGTTTTTTTCCTCCTTTGATTTTTGCTCCGATGGCAAACTCTGGCTCGCCTGGCCCTCCTATGTTTTTTTGGCTAAATGTGGAAGATTTTTTTTTGGGCGatttgttcttttttttttttgagcatcagtacagacacaagcgctcatatacacgcgcatacactcatccctatgaacgcacacacgcacaccctacccctatgagcacctccgaaagactgagccggcatatcatcttgagatttacgaagtcaccgcaggcgcctcgtcgtcgacgggaacgtctcctcccactgaatgcgcatcgccgaaaatcctgaaataatccaggaataaatgcgagcaccaggatttgaaccctggtgggctggggataccacagtctctaaccatccaaccaatAGGTTGGTTCAAATGTGGAAGATTTCGGCTCTACATGGAAACACTACCGCTTAATCCTAAATTGTGATATGATTTGTGTTATATATGGAATACATGTTATATATGGATATATGGCTGATTGGTTGAATGGCTGCCGATTTACTTCGTTGGTTGATTGACTGCTGATttacttcatatatatatatggaatACATGGATGGCTGCCGGTTCATTTCATTGTAAAAAAACCGAGAGCAATCTAAAAAATCAGTAGCAATAAAAATCGGTGGGAGGGGTGGATCGGTGGATGGGGAGATCGAGATGGGAGGGGGAGCGAGGGAACGAACGAACGAAGGAACAACATACGAACTcctccattagaagtagagatatATATATGGAATACATGGATGGCTGCCGGTTCATTTCATTGTAAAAAAAACGAGAGCAATCTAAAAAATCAGTAGCAATAAAAATCGGTGGGAGGGGTGGATCGGTGGATGNNNNNNNNNNNNNNNNNNNNNNNNNNNNNNNNNNNNNNNNNNNNNNNNNNNNNNNNNNNNNNNNNNNNNNNNNNNNNNNNNNNNNNNNNNNNNNNNNNNNNNNNNNNNNNNNNNNNNNNNNNNNNNNNNNNNNNNNNNNNNNNNNNNNNNNNNNNNNNNNNNNNNNNNNNNNNNNNNNNNNNNNNNNNNNNNNNNNNNNNNNNNNNNNNNNNNNNNNNNNNNNNNNNNNNNNNNNNNNNNNNNNNNNNNNNNNNNNNNNNNNNNNNNNNAGGGGCGCCCGCCCCGGGCCCCGATGGGTAATGACTTAGTTTCCTTACGTTGTGATATTTAGAAAGTAATTGTGATTTTTAGGAAAGAATTTTTTCCCATGTTAACAGATTGACTGGTTCTTAAAAAGGTGATCAATTATTTCCCATTTTACAGATCGAGTGATTTTTTGCATGTGTGATTTTTAGGAAAGAATTCTTTCCCAAGTAACAGATTGACTGATTCTCAAAAAGAGAAACAACTATAACAGATAGATTAATTCCGGCCTTGCCGCACGCGCGTGGTCTTCTCATCTTTCTACTTCTTCTCTAGAATGAAACAGTCATGCTAATACCAAGGTCGCCTGCGTTGTCTACTTGTGATTTTCGGAGATTCCATTAACCTCCTCTTCAACGAAAATCCTCTGTTTTTAGTCCTGTCAGATTGTTCGGTTCGTGAAGTTAATTCTTGTACATATCTCTCTCACACTCTAATTTCTTGTATTGTTTGGGAATAGAAAATGGAAACTCGGATTTCTCTTCGTGATTCGTAAGCAGAAGCAAAAGCTTGCAATTTTGAATTTTCTAGCCATCCAGGTACATCGCTCCATGACTCTTTCTTAGCATTTATATATTATTTAATTAGTAGTGTTCTTAATTTCTTGTATTGTAGATTTTATTtggataatatcatctaacaacgTGAAAAAAGAGAACATGCAAATGAGTTTATTGAGTCCCAGGAAAGTACATGTACTAATTCCCCGCAAATAAAGAAAGTACCTCTGCTAGGGATTTCGAGGAATTAGCTTTAGTTAGTTATTGCTGAATAACAACCTAGCGAAAAATTATAGGATGATAAAATTTTGAGTTGGCACCGAAGGGAAAAACATAGGTATTGATTGGCAAGACCAGCCAAATTTTATGTGAATGATTATGGCCCCGGTTTTTCTGAATAGTCGACATGATAAGGCAACATAAATTCTAGTGTAATAAGTATTCATTTGCATTTGAAATAGAAAAAATATATGTGGGTTTAGGGCCCTTTTTTGTTATCTTGTCCCGGGCCCTCGAAATCTTAGGACCGGGTCTGGATGTTCGGCGAGCCGTCGGCGAGAGTGGGTGTGGCATGTGGCATTGTTTGGATGGGCTTTGTATTGGGTTTCGTTTGATTTTTCGTAGTTAACTAGGCAACAACCTTGTTATGAGATGGGCAAAGTTTTTGCCTCGTGttttggaaaagaaaaaaagtTTGGTGCTGTGATTTTAAGCAAAGTGATGTGCTATAATAATTTAGTTAATTGAATCCCTCAAGGAAAAATAGTCAAACTGCTGAATAGAATAGTGTAAATCTGGTAGCACGTGGGCCCACTGAACTCCTGGATGCAAAAGGAAAAGAGCACGTGCCGACAAAGAGGTGGAAGAGAGCCGGAACAGACATGTCAAAGCAATGATCGATCTCGTTTTCATTAGTAGTAGTACGTGGTTTGCACAAATCATGCGCACAAAAATTAAGCCAGCTAGCTATGGCAAACGAAAAGGGAAAAAGATGGCAAGAAAACCAAGCGGAGAAGGTTCCCGTGAAAGAAAAGTAAAGAAAACAGAGTACAGGAGTACACAGGACAGCCGGCGCCGCTTCTCCTCTCCCTCGCACGCACGCATTCTTCACGTGCGCTGCGcggcaaaaggaaagaagagacCGAACCGCCCCGTTGCCGTCGTGCGCGCACAACGTTTCATAAACAAGCGGGGCAGAGAGAGATtgagaggtgtgtgtgtgtgtgtattgacgGGCCGGCCTTCCTTCTTCCAAGAACTTGAGGAGGAAAGATCGATAGACCTGGTACTACTTGAATATACACATTAATGGCGGCGGCGAGTAGCAGCGCGCGGGACACCGCGGAGGGGTGGCGAGATGGGGGAAGCGTCGACGACGGGGGAGCGGAGGTCGAACTGAGCCTGCGGCTTCGGACCgggagcagcagcggcggcgcggcAAGGAGGAGCATGACCATATTCTACGATGGCCGGGTGTGCGCCGTcgagagtatttaaccaaaaactaccacaattcgcgGAAACAtgacagaaaactaccactttacgattttgtctcgaaaactaccacttttttattaatccgtggcaaaaaactaccaagtgtgAAAACTGCTCGCTTTGCCTGGGTTAAACCCGAATCTGACTGCCCGACCCCACACATAAGCGGGCTAAAAATGCAATCGGGTCCCTAGTTTTTCTTAAAAAAAGCAATCCAGTCCCTGCAACCCGGTCGCGCTCCACGCCGCCTTCGACGACGCGGACGCCGTGCACCTCGTCGTCGACCTCTGCGCCGGCGGGGACCTCCTCTCGCTCCTCTCCGCCCGTGGCGGCCGCCTCCccgagcgcgaggcggcggggctggcCGCGCAGCGTCCGCGCTCGCCGCGTGCCACCGCCGCGGGATCGCGCACCGCAACGTCAAGCCCGACAACTTCGACGCCGCCACCGGCGCGCTCAAGCTCGCCGACTTCGTTTCCGCGGAGTGGTTCGGGGACGGGCGGCCGATGACCGGGCTCGTCGGCACGCCGTACTACGTGGCGCCCGAGGTGGTGGCCGGGAGGGAGTACGGCGAGAAGGTGGACGTGTGGAGCGCAAGGGTGATGCTCCGCAAAGGAGCTCAGCGGCGACAGCGAGACGGCCGTCCTCCGCCGCTTGGGCACCGGTGGCCAGTCGCGGTACAGGGGAGACCCGTCGGTCTCCTCGTCGTCCTGGCGGTCCTCCCGCTCGAGCTTGGGCGCGAGGCGGTGCGGGACCGAGGGGGCCTGGCGGAGGAGcttggcgaggcggcggagggagccggagagcggcggcggcggcgagggcctgGGGCGGTCGGCCCGGAGGGACTGGATTGCTTTTTTTAAGAAAAACTAGGGACCCGATTGCATTTTTAGCCCGCTTATGTGTGGGGTCGAGCAGTCAGATTCGGGTTTAACCCAGGCAAAGCGAGCAGTTTTcacacttggtagttttttgccacggattaATAAAAAAGTGGTAATTTTCgggacaaaatcgtaaagtggtagttttctgtcacgtttctgcgaattgtggtagtttttggttaaatactcgcgCCGTCGACGTCACCGAGCTCCAGGTAAGCTAACTGCCCCGCTCCTTAGCATCATTTTAATTTGCTCCATCCCTCCATGTATCTGTATGTTTCAACCCTAAGTGGACTAGGTTGGTCATCACTGACGATCATGCATGTGCTTAGCTCAGTCTTGGAAGTGACTAAAAGGCAAAACAATGTGGGAGTATGCATGATGGATCGAATGGATCCTTCACCACGAGTTGTTTTTGCAGTTTAATGTAAACGATGCCAACAAATAGAATGGGCGTACGTGTTAGAGTCAACTGAGACACCGTGCAGCCTAAATAGAACCAATAGCAAATTAACAAGGGAGCGCTTCTTCTTTAAGCCAGTCTTTAGGTTGTGATTCTCACAATCTTCTATCCTGCTATGCACGCATGACACGACGTGTGTGAACCTAGAAGATGAAGATGCCCCAGGTGAGACACCCAAATCAAATCCAAAGATCAAACTTGGGCGTCTACCACCACATCACTTCTGGCTAATTATTATAATAGATCAAAGTTCTTTGTGAGGAAAAAAACATGGTAACAATATATGCATTATGCACGTGTTTATTTCAGCACGTGGATGAGCTGGACGGAAAATCCGGTACGGTACGGTTGAATTTTCAGAATAGTACTAGTAATATTTAATGACTTAAGTTTGGGTCAAAATTCTTGTGCTTATTTCGACACGTGATGTACCACATCCAGGAGACAGGCAAAACTAAGACGCAGCCACATTTAGTCTTGGTGGAGTAGTGGATGTGCAATTGACAAGCACGTTCAACTCCCCAAACGCAATCGTCTCTTAGTCAGACTTGTTTTTTTTTTGACAGCATCTCTTGGTCTGACTTAATTAAGCAATTAGTCAGAAAAGGGGCAAGTCTCCATACAAAATAGACAACCAGAATTAAACACGTGCTCGATCGCACCAAAAATCAAAATGATTATGAacagaaatttgtttgaaatttTCTAGTCATATTTCTTGTTTGAAATGTGTGCGCAGACGTGGCTGTGACAAAGTTCATTTGTTGATTGATTAATCGCAGGCAAGGGAAATCATAACCATGGCGAGCCAACAAATTCTAACCGAGCAGCaggacagcagcggcggcggcactgCAGTGGCACAGTGCGGAGCGCATCAGAATCCAAGCCAGCCGGCGCCGCAACGTTGGGCTCCATTGTTGGCTTCACGCCCGCTTCGTCAGGGAGCAGGGGCTGCTGCGCCGGTCACCAGCCAAGCGGCCGCCGCGGGGCTGTCGATGAAGCGGTCGTTGCAGCAGTTTCTGCAGAAGCGGAAGACAAGGGTCGCCGCCATGGGTTCGCCGTACGCCGGCGGCCGGCGAGCGATGCCCTTCTAGTCCTAGTCCGGTGGTTAAAGACACATACGTACAGTGCTTGCTAGCATATGGTTATTTTTGTTCTTGAGACTTGTATTTTCAAGCATGAGATTGGAGTGTTCAAATGAAGTTTTCGTTTGTTCGAGTGTTCAACTAGTTAGTTTCTTGGAGATCAACCTGTTGGCGGCCGGTAGAGTAACTTGTTCGTTGGATAATTGCAAACTCACCTTGCACGTAATGTACTTAATTCAATTTTTCTTTTGCGAGGAATAATGTACCTATTTAATTCATTTATCATGTCTGATCGATCCATGCCATATCACAGCACTTTGGAAgttggaaacacacacacacacacacacacacatcccgtCCAAAATTAATTACACTACGTAGCATATCATGCATCCATGCAGTTACGTACGTAAGCCTTGGATCGATATACGGCCGCCGGCGACGTGCGCCGACTTGATTTGGTTCCAAGTTACAAGCGGGACGGCATGACGCCGAATTTGTCGGCCTCGGTGACGACGTGGTTGCGGGTGATGTCGGCCAGCGAGTTGCAGCCGCTGAGCGCCATGGTCAGCTCGAACTCGTCGCGCAGCATCTTGAGCACGTTGCTCACCCCGGCCTCCCCGGCCACCGCCAGCGAGAACACCACCGGCCTTCCGATCTGCACGCCATGCACACCTAATATCATGACTTGCTGAATTCGCTAGCTAGCTAGCCCAGGACAAGGGCATGCACTGCACTTACGAAGACACCGGCGGCGCCGAGAGCGAGCGCCTTGAAGACGTCGGTGCCGCGGCGCACACCGCCGTCCAGGAAGACGGGGATCTGCCCGCCAGCACCCTTCACGACCTCTTCCAGGGCGCTGATGGTCGCCGGGACGTAGTCCAGCTGCCGGGCGCCGTGGTTGGACACGATGATTCCGGCCGCGCCGTTCTCCACGGCGAGCCTGCTGTCCTCTGCGGTGATCACTCCTTTCACCAGGATCGGCATCGTGGTGATGGACTGCAGCCACTTCACATCCTGCACGACAAGGCCACATCTTCAGTTCAGAGCCACGGTAACTAGAACAAATTTCATACACGAATAGAGTTAGTTGTCAAGTTCAAGTAagactttttcttcttcttggtttACCTTCCAGCTCAGTGTACGGTCGATTTGACCGGCGACATATGAAGCTAGTCCTGAATCGTTAGCCTGCTTGGAACACAGAGATCCCATGAGAATTCAGAGCGACATGCAGAGTTTGCATTGTCTTCTGTAAGAtgaactagcacatatgcccgtgcgttgcaacgggaaaaaattgATATTTTGTGCAAGTATAATGTCTCACAACATCGGGTTTACTATGACTttctacaaaatgaacataaaaaaaaCGTTGCAATTTAGTCGTGTTCATATTTTCTTTGTCGGGCATAATCTCCCACTAATTCCATTTAAGTATAATCATATTTAATGGCATATAAGTATAATCCTTTCATTAATTACCATACGTCTTCATCCGTTTTAATCGGAAATTAGATCCTTCCTTTTTCTAATTTAGTAGCCACAACACATTTAAGTCTACAGATCTTTCTTTTAATTATCCTATCTTTTTACCTCAAATTTTTCATTGAAAATTTATTTATTAAGATCACAATCTTTCTTTTAGTTATTCCACCGGTTTATCcataatcctttctttaattagccacaTCCGTTTAAATATTCCATTCAAGCTCACAATCCTTTCTTTATTAGCTCATTTGCTTAATTAGCTCGCCCTAAATATGATGACTGCCACTCGTATATTTAGAGCGAGTTGGGATTAGTAAATGTGAAAGGCACATAGGTCGTTGGTTGTTACATCGAAGAGCTAGACAGGAGGTCATGTGTTTAAtttccacaatgttgatttattttgacctaaTTATTTTTCACGGTTTCTATAAAAGCCCATAAAAGGCTCATCAACGTACAAGTACCTGGCCCAAATCGCTTAATGTGTAAGCCAAACGAGAAGGACTAAGGAGGTCATGTGTTTAAtttccacaatgttgatttattttgacttAATTATTTTTCACGGTTTCTataaaagcccataaaaggcccatcaacgtaCAAGTACCTGGCCTAAATCGCTTAATGTGTAagccaaacgaaaaggactaaaccaaacgaAAAATACCTAtttcctttaatagtaggtataatAATATAGGTATAGATTATGCACCTGGTCCATTTTGCCAAGGTCCAAACCTTCAAAGTTCTTGAGTGTCAAATTTGGTGGCAAAACAAATCTGCAGCCATAAGCAGGTTGCTTAGTATAAATCCTGACAGATGTGCTTTATGTTGCTTCAGTGTATCATTGTCATGTTCACCACATTGCCTGTCGATATTATTTATTGCACCATCATATATGATTCTATGGAGAATATGAGGGGTGGGTACCTGTTCTTGATATCAGCTTCCCTGCGGCCAAGTCGCGGGGTGTCCACGGTGAGCGCTATCGCCTTGAATCCAGCCTTTTCCGCTCTCCTCACAAGCTGCTCGACCACCTTCCTGTCTTTGTACACCTACAAAGTTGAGATGAACTATGATCATTCACAAGCCCTGAGTAACAAAATGAGAGAGACAAGGATTCTGTAAGTAGCACTTGTTCAACGGACATAGTATTTACATAGAGTTGGAAGAAGCGGATCCCTGGTCCGGTTGAGGCAACCTCCTCAACACTCGAAGTAGCCCAGGACGACAATGTCTGAAAGAAAAATAGAGCATCTTTCTTTAGCACCTCATTCTACTTGGTCACATAGGATTGTTCCATATATCCGTAGATATTCTGCTGCAAGGGACTGAATGGACATACCATTATAGTGCCTGCTGCTGATGCTGCGCGGGCAGTCGCATACTCTCCTGAGAGTAGGATGGATATGCCAATGTTAGGTCAACAATGTGCAGCAGACAAAGCAGGAACCATTTCAAAATTCCTACAACCTTATATACTCCCAGAGTATATATATAAGCACAATCAAACGACATTTCAGAGAGACAATACCATCTGGGTGAGCCATCTTCTGCATGGCAGTGGGGGAAATCATGA
The window above is part of the Triticum aestivum cultivar Chinese Spring chromosome 2A, IWGSC CS RefSeq v2.1, whole genome shotgun sequence genome. Proteins encoded here:
- the LOC123188736 gene encoding peroxisomal (S)-2-hydroxy-acid oxidase GLO5; protein product: MEITNVTEYQAIAKQKLPKMIYDYYASGAEDEWTLQENREAFARILFRPRILIDVSKIDMTTTILGFKLSMPIMISPTAMQKMAHPDGEYATARAASAAGTIMTLSSWATSSVEEVASTGPGIRFFQLYVYKDRKVVEQLVRRAEKAGFKAIALTVDTPRLGRREADIKNRFVLPPNLTLKNFEGLDLGKMDQANDSGLASYVAGQIDRTLSWKDVKWLQSITTMPILVKGVITAEDSRLAVENGAAGIIVSNHGARQLDYVPATISALEEVVKGAGGQIPVFLDGGVRRGTDVFKALALGAAGVFIGRPVVFSLAVAGEAGVSNVLKMLRDEFELTMALSGCNSLADITRNHVVTEADKFGVMPSRL